The genomic stretch TGAAGGTACTGGAATTATTGCTGGTGGTGCAATGCGTGCTATCTTCGAAGTAATGGGTATTACTAATGTGTTAGCTAAATGCATTGGTTCTACAAATCCTTACAACGTTGTACGTGCTACCCTTAATGGTTTGCAGTCAATGAATACACCTTCTGAAATTGCTGCTAAACGCGGCAAATCAGTAGAAGAAATTAGAGGGTAACATGGCTAAGACAAATAAAGAGACGATTGGCACGGTTAAAGTTACTTTAGTAAAAAGTACTATTGGTCGTATTGCTTCTCACAAAGCATGCGTGGCTGGTTTAGGTCTACGTCGTATGCACCACACTGTAGAAGTGATTGATACTCCTGCTAACCGTGGAATGATTAATACCGTTAACTATCTTTTAAAGGTAGAAGCATAATGAAATTAAATTCTATAAGTCCTGCAGAAGGCAGTAAAAAAGTTAAACGTCGTGTAGGTCGCGGTATTGGCTCAGGTTTTGGTAAAACAGCTGGTCGTGGTCACAAAGGTCAAAAATCACGTACAGGTGGTTTCCACAAGGTTGGTTTCGAAGGCGGCCAGATGCCTTTACAACGCCGTTTACCTAAACGTGGTTTTAGATCATTAACCAAAAACGACACAGCACGTGTAAGAACAAGCGAGTTGTTGTTGATTGATGCTCCAGTAATCGACATTTTGACTTTAAAAGCTGCGAATATTGTTCCAGGCACTGTTAAATCTGTAAAAGTTTATTTGTCAGGTGACTTGACACGTGCAGTATCTGTTCAAGGTTTATTGCTATCTAAAGGTGCTCGCGCTGCTCTTGAAGCTGCTGGCGGCAAGATCGTAGAGTAATCAGTTGGCAAACGATAGTATTTTAAGTGCTGTAAGCAAGACTGGCGAACTAAAAAGTCGCTTGCTATTTGTTCTTGGTGCACTGGTTATTTATCGTTTGGGCGCACATATACCAGTCCCTGGTATTAATGCAGATGTTTTAGCTAAGTTATTTGAATCGCAAAGTGGTGGTATTTTGGGAATGTTTAATATGTTCTCTGGTGGCGCACTTTCAAGATTTACGGTGTTTGCACTTGGTATCATGCCCTACATCTCTGCTTCAATCATTATGCAGCTTTTGACGGTTGTTTCACCTCAAATGGAACAACTTAAAAAAGAGGGTGAAGCGGGTAGAAGACAAATTACTAAGTACACACGCTACGGAACGGTTCTTTTAGCAACATTCCAGGCCCTAGGTATTGCTATTGCACTTGAATCACAGGCGAACCTAGTAGTTGATCCTGGATTATTATTTAGACTGACTGCAGTTGTAACTTTGGTCAGTGGCACTATGTTTTTGATGTGGTTGGGAGAGCAGATTACTGAGCGTGGTATTGGTAATGGTATTTCAATCATTATATTTGCGGGTATTGTTGCAGGACTCCCTCATGCGGTTTTTAGTACGCTAGAGCTTGCAAGTAGTGGTGCTTTTAATCCTGTATTTGTGATCTTTCTTTTTGCTGCGACTATATTAGTCACTGCATTTGTTGTTTTTGTTGAACGCGGCCAAAGAAAAATTACCGTTAATTATGCAAAAAGACAAGTTGGTCGCCAAGTAATGGGCGGTCAAACAAGTCATTTGCCTTTGAAGCTAAATATGGCTGGTGTAATTCCCCCTATTTTTGCATCAAGTATTATTTTGTTTCCAGCTACAATGGCGGGTTGGTTTGGAAGTAACGAAAATTTTTCATGGCTCAAAGATATAGGTACTAAATTGTCCCCAGGACAACCTTTGTACATTTTATTCTTTGTCAGTGCGATTATGTTTTTCTGCTTTTTCTATACTGCTTTAGTGTTTAATCCTAAGGAAACTGCAGATAACTTAAAGAAAAACGGTGCTTTCGTACCTGGGATACGTCCTGGTGAGCAAACAGCCAAGTATATTGATCGCATCATGGGTCGTTTAACTTTAATAGGCGCTATTTACATTACCCTGGTATGTTTACTGCCTGAGTTTTTGATTTTGAAATTTAATGTGCCGTTTTATTTTGGTGGTACATCACTTTTAATTATTGTTGTGGTGACTATGGACTTCATGACGCAAGTGCAAGCGCATTTGATGTCGCACCAGTATGAAGGTTTGCTTAAGAAAGCGAATTTTAAGAATGGTGCGGCTAGTTCACGCTAGTTTAATAAGAGAGCGAGTTCATTAGAGCATGGCAAAAGAAGACAGAATTGAGATGCAAGGAGAGATTTTAGAGAATCTCCCGAATGCAACATTTAGAGTTAAGTTAGAAAACGGACATATCGTTTTGGGTTATATCTCTGGAAAAATGCGTATGCACTATATTCGCATCTTGCCAGGTGACAAAGTCACAGTAGAAATGACCCCGTATGATCTTTCGCGAGCACGGATTATTTTCCGGGCTAAATAGTATTAGCAATAATTATTTGGATTTTGTGAGGCAAACATGAGAGTTCGTGCATCAGTAAAGGCTTTATGCCGTCATTGTAAAGTTGTTCGTCGTCGTGGTGTTGTGCGTGTTATTTGCACTGATCCTAGACATAAACAACGCCAAGGTTAATTGGTGGTTGTAGAGTAGTAGAGAATCATCCTCTGCTAATTGTTATAAATTAGCTTAGGTGTTAAAATTTAGGGCTTTTTTGGCGAAATTGAAAATTCAACGCCATAATTTTGGAGTAGATACATGGCTCGGATAGCAGGGGTAAACATCCCAAATCATAAGCACACTGAAATCGCATTAACTTCGATTTACGGTGTAGGACGCAATACTGCAAAACAAATTTGTGCTGCAGCTGGCGTATTAACGAC from Candidatus Methylopumilus turicensis encodes the following:
- the rpmJ gene encoding 50S ribosomal protein L36, with product MRVRASVKALCRHCKVVRRRGVVRVICTDPRHKQRQG
- the secY gene encoding preprotein translocase subunit SecY encodes the protein MANDSILSAVSKTGELKSRLLFVLGALVIYRLGAHIPVPGINADVLAKLFESQSGGILGMFNMFSGGALSRFTVFALGIMPYISASIIMQLLTVVSPQMEQLKKEGEAGRRQITKYTRYGTVLLATFQALGIAIALESQANLVVDPGLLFRLTAVVTLVSGTMFLMWLGEQITERGIGNGISIIIFAGIVAGLPHAVFSTLELASSGAFNPVFVIFLFAATILVTAFVVFVERGQRKITVNYAKRQVGRQVMGGQTSHLPLKLNMAGVIPPIFASSIILFPATMAGWFGSNENFSWLKDIGTKLSPGQPLYILFFVSAIMFFCFFYTALVFNPKETADNLKKNGAFVPGIRPGEQTAKYIDRIMGRLTLIGAIYITLVCLLPEFLILKFNVPFYFGGTSLLIIVVVTMDFMTQVQAHLMSHQYEGLLKKANFKNGAASSR
- the infA gene encoding translation initiation factor IF-1; translation: MAKEDRIEMQGEILENLPNATFRVKLENGHIVLGYISGKMRMHYIRILPGDKVTVEMTPYDLSRARIIFRAK
- the rpmD gene encoding 50S ribosomal protein L30, with the translated sequence MAKTNKETIGTVKVTLVKSTIGRIASHKACVAGLGLRRMHHTVEVIDTPANRGMINTVNYLLKVEA
- the rplO gene encoding 50S ribosomal protein L15 — encoded protein: MKLNSISPAEGSKKVKRRVGRGIGSGFGKTAGRGHKGQKSRTGGFHKVGFEGGQMPLQRRLPKRGFRSLTKNDTARVRTSELLLIDAPVIDILTLKAANIVPGTVKSVKVYLSGDLTRAVSVQGLLLSKGARAALEAAGGKIVE